One Lactobacillus sp. CBA3606 DNA segment encodes these proteins:
- a CDS encoding alpha-glucosidase has product MVNWYDRQIIYQIYPKSFQDTNDDGIGDLQGVIQRIPYLKELGVTTIWLNPIYVSPQVDNGYDVSNYYAIEPSLGTMSDVEALIKALHQNNMHLLLDFVMNHTSDQHPWFQDAIKHPQGLYRDYYLWSDAPANQLPNNWGSFFGGSVWEADPGKTEQYYFHLFDRHMPDLNWRNPEVRHSMLEIAKFWVKKGIDGLRLDAFIHIDKANFKQQVPSQSTEPVVAEAFYAHLPHVQPYLSKFCGALRQLKPDIFILGEAASASPELLMDYSRPANNECNAVITFRSLVDDKSHLNPKLPAEFQPKPLDIEGMKRQLTTIQTKLAGVSLPVLYWSNHDLARLATRYASKWHHEQSLKCLAAMLYLQRGIPIIYYGEEVGMENLTLPNLQAFNDRTVGPFDRQAQALGYDQHQIMQMLNQTHKLAARGPMQWDKNQPYDGFSTQTPWLIGQTKPESSAMTASLLSFYRQLLKLKQTELFTAGDELIEASPKGLFQFTRQLDNRRATVTCNLTDTAITVAVPTLAKVQLLEGDVTQTATTTTYHPWSVIVTKN; this is encoded by the coding sequence ATGGTGAATTGGTATGATCGACAGATTATTTATCAAATTTATCCAAAAAGTTTTCAAGATACAAATGATGATGGCATTGGTGATTTACAGGGCGTGATTCAACGAATTCCCTATTTAAAAGAGTTGGGCGTTACTACAATTTGGTTAAATCCAATCTATGTTTCACCTCAAGTTGATAATGGTTATGATGTATCAAATTATTATGCGATTGAGCCATCTTTAGGCACGATGAGTGATGTCGAAGCGCTAATTAAAGCATTGCATCAAAATAATATGCACTTATTGTTAGATTTTGTCATGAATCATACATCTGATCAACATCCTTGGTTTCAAGATGCTATTAAGCACCCTCAGGGGTTGTACCGGGATTATTATTTGTGGTCAGATGCACCGGCTAATCAGTTACCGAATAATTGGGGGTCATTTTTTGGCGGGAGTGTTTGGGAAGCCGATCCGGGAAAAACTGAACAATATTATTTCCATTTGTTTGATCGGCACATGCCGGATTTAAATTGGCGTAATCCAGAAGTACGGCATTCAATGCTGGAGATCGCCAAATTTTGGGTGAAGAAAGGCATCGATGGCTTACGTTTAGATGCTTTTATCCATATTGATAAAGCTAATTTTAAGCAACAGGTTCCTAGCCAGTCAACTGAACCAGTTGTCGCTGAGGCGTTTTATGCGCATTTGCCGCATGTTCAACCTTATTTAAGTAAATTTTGTGGCGCATTGCGGCAACTAAAGCCAGATATTTTTATTTTAGGTGAGGCAGCTTCTGCCAGCCCAGAATTGTTAATGGATTATAGTCGTCCAGCTAACAATGAATGTAATGCAGTCATTACTTTTCGGTCATTGGTTGATGACAAAAGCCATCTTAATCCAAAACTGCCCGCGGAATTTCAACCTAAGCCCTTAGATATCGAAGGGATGAAACGGCAACTCACTACGATTCAAACTAAGTTAGCTGGCGTGAGCTTACCGGTTTTATATTGGAGCAATCACGATTTGGCGCGATTAGCGACACGGTATGCGAGCAAATGGCATCATGAGCAAAGTCTTAAATGCTTAGCAGCGATGCTATATTTACAACGTGGTATTCCGATTATTTATTACGGCGAAGAAGTCGGTATGGAAAATTTAACTTTGCCAAATTTGCAAGCATTTAATGACCGAACGGTGGGGCCATTCGATCGGCAGGCTCAAGCCTTAGGTTATGATCAGCACCAAATTATGCAGATGTTGAATCAAACCCATAAGTTGGCGGCCCGTGGTCCGATGCAATGGGATAAAAACCAGCCCTATGATGGGTTTTCAACCCAAACGCCTTGGCTCATTGGTCAAACTAAGCCTGAGAGTTCAGCAATGACGGCGAGCCTATTAAGTTTTTATCGCCAGTTACTCAAGCTTAAACAAACTGAGTTATTTACAGCTGGTGATGAACTGATTGAGGCATCACCAAAAGGATTATTCCAGTTTACACGTCAATTGGATAACAGACGAGCAACGGTGACTTGTAATCTGACGGATACGGCCATTACAGTCGCAGTACCCACGTTGGCTAAGGTGCAGTTATTGGAAGGCGATGTTACCCAGACCGCAACGACGACGACTTATCATCCTTGGTCAGTGATCGTTACTAAAAATTAG
- a CDS encoding ABC transporter substrate-binding protein, producing MTKGWKKLGVTVLAGAMALTLVGCGNSNSSSASNKKVKITIFQGKVESNKQFKQIAARYHKLHPNVSISVSSVGGGTDYSPVLKTRISSGNAPTIFSLAGPADVKQFASQEADLSNTKAAKAAQSGTLNAVTTNGKTVGLPFNVEGYGFVYNKTIFKKAGIDPTSLTTMAKLTAAVKKIDSEKSELGIKGVFALPGKETWILSDHLANLYVGQQFNGNAQKMYKSKSMSFTANKEMKSMIDLQKQYSVGPVMQLDYSAQVNQNFSQGKVAMIQQGDWIYSTVEQIDKKFAKNDIGMIPIPVKGYENKLPVGTSLYWGVNKNKSTAEQTAAKNFLDWLYTSKEGKKLVVNKLHFVPAYKGYGNVKMPDALSQVVFKYSKANKTIGWAFPAYTGTSWDPNTFQPNLQKYLSGKQSWDTTVKNSIKGWNEQQSSN from the coding sequence ATGACAAAGGGATGGAAAAAGTTAGGAGTTACAGTTTTAGCCGGGGCAATGGCATTAACATTGGTCGGTTGTGGTAACAGCAATTCTTCAAGTGCTTCTAACAAGAAAGTTAAGATTACGATCTTCCAAGGGAAGGTTGAATCAAACAAGCAATTTAAACAAATTGCGGCACGGTATCATAAGTTACATCCAAATGTTTCAATTTCAGTTTCATCAGTTGGTGGGGGGACCGATTATAGTCCAGTTCTAAAGACACGGATTTCTTCAGGGAATGCGCCAACAATCTTTAGTTTAGCTGGACCAGCGGATGTTAAGCAATTTGCTTCACAAGAAGCTGATTTGTCTAACACTAAGGCTGCTAAAGCTGCCCAATCTGGGACTTTAAATGCCGTTACAACGAATGGCAAAACAGTTGGGTTACCATTCAACGTTGAAGGTTATGGGTTTGTTTATAACAAGACGATTTTCAAGAAGGCTGGGATTGATCCAACTAGCTTAACAACGATGGCTAAATTAACTGCTGCTGTTAAGAAGATTGATTCTGAAAAATCTGAATTAGGGATTAAAGGCGTCTTTGCATTACCTGGTAAGGAAACTTGGATTCTTTCTGACCATTTAGCTAACTTGTATGTGGGTCAACAATTTAATGGCAATGCGCAAAAGATGTATAAATCTAAGAGCATGAGCTTTACAGCAAATAAAGAAATGAAGTCAATGATTGATTTACAGAAGCAGTATTCTGTTGGACCAGTTATGCAATTAGACTATTCTGCCCAAGTTAATCAAAACTTCTCACAAGGTAAAGTTGCGATGATTCAACAAGGGGACTGGATTTATTCAACGGTTGAACAAATCGATAAGAAATTTGCTAAGAATGATATTGGCATGATTCCAATTCCAGTTAAAGGTTATGAAAATAAATTACCAGTTGGGACTTCATTATACTGGGGTGTTAACAAGAACAAGTCAACGGCTGAACAAACAGCAGCTAAGAACTTCTTAGATTGGTTATACACATCTAAAGAAGGTAAGAAGTTAGTTGTTAACAAGCTTCATTTCGTACCAGCCTACAAGGGTTACGGTAACGTTAAGATGCCAGATGCATTGTCACAAGTTGTCTTCAAGTACTCAAAAGCTAATAAGACAATTGGTTGGGCATTCCCTGCTTACACTGGGACATCATGGGATCCAAATACCTTCCAACCAAACTTACAGAAGTATCTGTCAGGCAAGCAAAGTTGGGATACAACCGTTAAGAATTCAATTAAGGGTTGGAACGAACAACAATCGTCAAATTAG
- a CDS encoding alpha-amylase family glycosyl hydrolase yields MANDTITNLRQQVIYSVFPRNYTAQGTFSAIQADLPRIKALGTDIIWLMPIYPIGKAHRKGALGSPYAIADYRSINPELGTMADFKALTTAIHQQGMRVIIDIVYNHTSPDSKLVQQHPDWFYHKSNGDFGNRVADWSDIIDLDYQNSALWTYQIETLKQWATEVDGFRCDVAPLVPLDFWLTARRELAAYKPGLIWLAESNDSAFLKQVRDAGFEDLSDSELYQAFDMVYDYDTLADLHATVAGKRSLGEFARILMKQDVTFPKNYVKLRFLENHDVPRAADYLSTPQQVKNLLAFNLFEKGSALIYAGEEFGAKHLPSLFDRDPVALNGPLALTPMIRQISSIKHHSLFETGAYQVQPVNEQVMQVQYQQADELALGYFAFQTFTGEISCPLANGKYLNQLDGQDIMVKNNQFSFTGDPVIFIKQLICFK; encoded by the coding sequence ATGGCAAATGATACGATTACCAATTTACGGCAACAAGTGATTTATTCTGTTTTTCCGCGTAACTATACGGCGCAGGGGACATTTAGTGCGATTCAAGCTGATCTACCACGAATAAAGGCCTTGGGCACTGATATTATTTGGCTAATGCCGATTTATCCGATTGGAAAGGCTCATCGAAAAGGGGCGCTAGGTTCACCATATGCAATTGCAGATTATCGTAGTATTAATCCAGAATTAGGAACGATGGCAGATTTTAAAGCGTTGACGACTGCGATTCATCAACAAGGGATGCGAGTAATTATTGATATTGTTTATAATCATACATCGCCAGATTCGAAGTTAGTCCAACAGCATCCGGACTGGTTCTATCATAAATCGAATGGTGATTTTGGTAATCGTGTGGCGGATTGGTCGGATATCATTGATTTAGACTATCAGAATTCGGCTTTGTGGACGTATCAAATTGAGACCTTAAAGCAATGGGCGACCGAGGTGGATGGTTTTCGCTGTGATGTAGCGCCCCTCGTACCTTTAGACTTTTGGTTAACCGCTCGGCGAGAATTGGCAGCCTATAAACCGGGGCTAATTTGGTTAGCAGAAAGTAATGATTCAGCTTTTTTGAAGCAAGTTCGTGATGCCGGTTTTGAAGATTTGTCAGATAGCGAACTCTATCAAGCTTTTGATATGGTATATGACTATGATACTTTAGCTGATTTACATGCCACCGTAGCTGGTAAGCGTAGTCTAGGCGAGTTTGCACGAATCCTAATGAAACAAGATGTTACTTTCCCGAAAAATTATGTGAAGTTACGATTTTTAGAAAACCATGATGTGCCTAGAGCGGCCGACTATCTTTCAACCCCCCAACAAGTAAAAAATTTATTAGCATTTAATCTATTTGAAAAGGGAAGTGCTTTAATTTATGCCGGTGAAGAGTTTGGCGCTAAGCATTTGCCGAGTTTATTTGATCGTGATCCAGTTGCTTTAAATGGTCCGCTAGCTTTGACACCGATGATTCGCCAAATTAGTTCAATTAAGCATCATTCCCTCTTTGAGACAGGGGCTTATCAGGTTCAACCAGTTAATGAGCAAGTGATGCAAGTTCAGTATCAGCAAGCTGATGAACTGGCCTTAGGTTATTTCGCATTTCAAACTTTTACCGGTGAAATCAGTTGTCCATTAGCGAATGGAAAGTATCTTAATCAACTAGATGGCCAAGATATTATGGTGAAAAACAATCAGTTTAGTTTCACCGGTGACCCAGTTATTTTTATAAAACAATTGATTTGTTTCAAATAA
- a CDS encoding carbohydrate ABC transporter permease encodes MKKTSRIFLGILGILLGLVWLFPFYMILTNSFKTPKGIFASVLGLPTTATTANYKNSFKALDFMNSLGHSLLITVVSVVIIVFFSSMAAYALQRNKSKLSGALLMLFVSAMLIPFQTVMIPLTANFGHVHMLNMWGLMLMYLGFDASLSIFLYQGTMSSIPIAMDESAELEGANRFQIFFKIIFPMLTPITVTVGILNIISIWNDYLLPSLVLPQTQYTIPLQMFFFFGQYTKQWHLALAGLTLSIIPVILFYAFAQRYIIKGVTDGAVK; translated from the coding sequence ATGAAGAAAACTAGTCGAATCTTTTTAGGGATTTTAGGAATTCTGTTAGGGCTGGTCTGGCTCTTCCCATTTTACATGATTTTAACAAACTCTTTTAAAACGCCAAAGGGAATTTTCGCTTCCGTATTAGGGTTGCCAACAACGGCTACGACGGCTAACTATAAAAACTCTTTTAAAGCGTTAGATTTCATGAATTCATTAGGTCACTCGTTACTAATTACCGTTGTTTCGGTAGTCATCATTGTCTTTTTCTCATCAATGGCGGCCTATGCGTTGCAACGTAACAAGAGTAAGTTAAGCGGTGCCTTGTTGATGTTATTTGTTTCAGCGATGCTGATTCCATTTCAAACGGTTATGATTCCATTAACGGCTAACTTTGGACATGTTCATATGTTAAATATGTGGGGATTAATGTTGATGTATCTTGGCTTTGATGCCAGCTTATCAATCTTCCTGTATCAAGGCACAATGAGCAGTATTCCGATTGCCATGGATGAATCGGCTGAATTGGAAGGGGCTAATCGATTCCAAATCTTCTTTAAAATTATTTTTCCAATGTTAACACCAATTACGGTGACCGTTGGGATCCTAAATATTATCTCGATTTGGAACGATTATCTGTTACCATCACTGGTTTTACCACAAACTCAGTATACGATTCCGCTACAGATGTTCTTCTTCTTTGGTCAATATACCAAACAATGGCATCTAGCGTTAGCCGGATTGACTTTGTCGATTATTCCAGTCATTCTCTTTTACGCCTTTGCACAACGTTACATTATCAAAGGTGTTACTGATGGTGCGGTCAAGTAA
- a CDS encoding ABC transporter ATP-binding protein, with protein MAEIKLEHIYKRYPGNDADSVTDFNLDIKDNEFIVFVGPSGCGKSTTLRMIAGLEDITKGDLKIDGEVMNDVHPKDRNIAMVFQNYALYPQMSVFDNMAFGLKIRKMPKDEIEKRVNNAADILGLTNYLKRKPGALSGGQRQRVALGRAIVRDAKLFLLDEPLSNLDAKLRVDMRTQIAQLHQRLKTNMIYVTHDQIEAMTMADRIVIMNDGKVQQVGTPDDLYNKPVNKFVAGFMGSPSMNFFEAELKDGRVSNGKGLDVAVPEGRLKLLREQGYDGKKLTVGIRPEDIHTEQVALDAMADAVVNAKVEVSEFLGTDSMLYSRTGATEFVAQVNARDYHKPGEEVKMAFEMSKAHFFDDETELTIE; from the coding sequence ATGGCAGAAATAAAATTGGAACACATCTATAAACGTTATCCTGGAAACGACGCAGACTCGGTAACTGATTTTAACTTAGATATTAAAGATAATGAATTTATCGTATTTGTCGGTCCTTCTGGGTGTGGTAAATCAACAACTTTGCGGATGATTGCCGGATTGGAAGATATTACCAAGGGTGATTTAAAGATTGATGGGGAAGTTATGAACGATGTTCACCCCAAAGATCGGAATATCGCCATGGTTTTCCAAAACTACGCATTATATCCACAAATGTCAGTTTTTGATAATATGGCTTTTGGATTAAAAATTCGAAAAATGCCAAAGGATGAAATTGAAAAACGGGTTAATAACGCGGCTGATATCTTAGGCCTCACTAATTATTTGAAACGGAAACCGGGTGCCTTGTCTGGTGGACAACGTCAACGGGTGGCTTTAGGTCGCGCCATTGTGCGGGATGCTAAATTATTCTTACTTGATGAACCTTTATCAAACTTAGATGCCAAACTTCGAGTTGATATGCGGACTCAAATTGCGCAGTTACATCAGCGTTTAAAGACCAATATGATTTATGTGACGCATGATCAAATCGAAGCGATGACCATGGCTGATCGAATCGTGATTATGAATGATGGTAAAGTCCAACAAGTTGGGACGCCCGACGATTTGTATAATAAACCAGTTAACAAATTTGTCGCTGGTTTTATGGGATCACCATCAATGAATTTCTTTGAAGCCGAACTAAAAGATGGTCGTGTTTCAAATGGCAAAGGTCTGGATGTCGCGGTACCAGAAGGGCGTTTAAAACTTTTACGTGAGCAAGGCTACGATGGCAAGAAACTAACGGTTGGGATTCGACCAGAAGATATTCATACCGAACAAGTCGCTTTGGATGCCATGGCAGATGCAGTTGTTAATGCTAAAGTTGAAGTTTCAGAATTCTTAGGTACTGATTCAATGCTCTATTCACGGACAGGGGCCACGGAATTTGTAGCCCAAGTCAATGCACGTGATTATCATAAACCAGGCGAAGAAGTTAAAATGGCCTTTGAAATGAGTAAAGCTCATTTCTTCGATGACGAAACTGAATTGACAATTGAGTAA
- a CDS encoding LacI family DNA-binding transcriptional regulator, which translates to MATIKDVAKLAKVSPSTASRAMHDNPAISQKTKSRVWRAMARLHYAPDFNAQGLANKRSNAIGVILPIDQQEIFTNPFFLKVLRGISEACYHAQMMVNLATGSSQAELLKSIDIMVTQGMIKRFIVLYSERDDPILVKLQQLEAQYVIIGKPYRLVNETPYVDNDNILAGSDATQFLVAHGHHDICFVHNDLKKMVQNDRLLGYQRIMMENHFPVKMLALPAQEYPGGRQLVIQYLTQHPEITGFVTVDDMLGLRIQQVLQSSEMVTGRQISIIGFNNSVYSEAAHPALTSVEVFPRRLGHEAAKIAAGLQTHEHLTTKIIVPHQIIERHSVVTM; encoded by the coding sequence ATGGCGACAATTAAAGACGTTGCAAAATTAGCGAAGGTTTCACCATCAACGGCATCGCGCGCAATGCATGATAATCCAGCGATCAGTCAAAAAACAAAATCACGAGTTTGGCGAGCGATGGCGCGACTACATTATGCGCCGGATTTTAATGCCCAAGGGTTAGCAAACAAACGCAGTAACGCTATTGGGGTGATTTTACCAATTGATCAACAAGAAATATTTACCAATCCATTTTTCTTGAAAGTTTTACGTGGGATCAGTGAAGCGTGTTATCATGCGCAAATGATGGTCAACTTAGCGACTGGGTCATCACAAGCTGAATTATTAAAAAGTATTGATATTATGGTTACTCAGGGAATGATCAAACGATTTATTGTTCTGTATTCAGAACGCGATGATCCAATTTTAGTTAAGCTCCAACAATTAGAGGCTCAATATGTCATAATTGGAAAACCGTATCGATTAGTAAACGAGACGCCATATGTTGATAATGATAATATTTTAGCTGGTTCAGATGCCACCCAATTTTTAGTGGCGCATGGGCATCACGACATTTGTTTTGTGCATAATGATTTAAAAAAGATGGTTCAAAATGATCGGTTATTAGGCTATCAACGAATCATGATGGAAAATCACTTTCCAGTTAAGATGTTGGCATTACCGGCACAAGAGTATCCAGGTGGACGACAATTAGTTATTCAATACTTAACGCAACATCCAGAAATAACTGGTTTTGTGACCGTGGATGATATGTTGGGTTTACGGATTCAACAAGTGCTGCAATCATCTGAAATGGTAACTGGACGGCAAATATCAATTATTGGTTTTAATAACTCGGTTTATTCAGAAGCGGCACATCCAGCTTTAACCTCAGTGGAAGTATTCCCACGCCGTTTAGGTCATGAGGCGGCTAAAATTGCGGCGGGGTTACAAACGCACGAACATTTAACGACTAAAATTATTGTTCCCCATCAAATCATTGAACGTCATTCTGTCGTAACCATGTAA
- a CDS encoding LacI family DNA-binding transcriptional regulator, which translates to MTTLTDVAKRANVSKMTVSRVINHPEQVRDELKRSVFAAMQALNYRPNVAAKALVNNRTQIIKLFILEDMDTTEPYYMKLLAGISKELGKEQYSLQLVTEHNFDIGGCDGYIVTGMRHADYEWLQRLERPVVLFGENRLEFDYCDTDNTLGTKIATEYAIKQGYTQIEFIGINVKEPFEYSREAGYLLSMQKHQLTTSIQRFSNHSHLAMEYIQQQAQRLQANTCYICASDRLAFGIEKGLTRFNAKIPADFGIIGFDGVFLNQVATPKLTTIQQPVFELGVQCAQMLLTKISQGGQPQGIHQVKPTLLIGGSTR; encoded by the coding sequence GTGACCACATTAACAGATGTTGCAAAGCGGGCCAATGTTTCCAAGATGACGGTATCACGGGTGATTAATCATCCGGAACAAGTTCGTGATGAATTGAAGCGCAGTGTTTTTGCGGCAATGCAAGCGTTAAATTATCGGCCTAATGTTGCTGCTAAGGCGTTAGTAAATAATCGTACCCAAATTATTAAGTTATTTATTTTAGAAGATATGGACACGACGGAACCCTATTACATGAAGCTTTTAGCCGGAATTTCAAAGGAATTGGGGAAAGAACAGTATTCATTACAGTTAGTGACGGAGCATAATTTTGACATCGGTGGTTGTGATGGGTATATCGTCACTGGGATGCGTCATGCAGACTATGAGTGGTTACAACGCTTAGAGCGACCAGTCGTTTTATTTGGTGAAAATCGCTTAGAGTTTGATTATTGTGATACTGATAATACGTTGGGAACAAAAATAGCCACTGAATATGCAATTAAACAAGGTTATACGCAGATTGAATTTATTGGGATTAATGTAAAGGAACCTTTCGAATATTCACGTGAAGCGGGTTATTTGCTTAGCATGCAAAAGCATCAATTGACCACGTCGATTCAACGATTTAGTAATCATAGTCATTTAGCTATGGAATATATTCAGCAACAGGCGCAACGTTTGCAAGCCAATACTTGTTATATTTGTGCCAGTGATCGGTTGGCATTTGGCATTGAAAAGGGCTTAACGCGTTTTAACGCTAAAATCCCGGCAGATTTTGGAATTATTGGTTTTGATGGGGTCTTTTTAAATCAGGTGGCAACGCCCAAGTTAACCACAATTCAGCAGCCGGTTTTCGAATTGGGTGTCCAGTGTGCACAGATGCTACTGACTAAAATCAGTCAAGGGGGTCAGCCACAGGGCATTCATCAGGTGAAACCGACGTTACTAATCGGTGGTTCAACAAGATAA
- a CDS encoding carbohydrate ABC transporter permease, with product MKNRSLSFWLFLTPTLVALALVVFIPAIMGVFYSFTNWDGLGYTEMLGFKNYITLFHNSGFLAALWFTVRFVIVTVILLNVIGLALALLVTQKFKGSNLLRTIFFMPNLIGGLILGFIWQFIFTQAFTAIGKALHIAGLSGWLTDAKTGFWGLVIVTVWQMSGYIMIIYIAYLQNIPSEVIEAAEMDGASPWQRFVHITFPMIAPAFTICMFLTLSNGFKIYDQNLSLTNGGPYKSTEMLAMNIVNTAYSENNFALAEAKALIFFLIVAAISMLQVYYNRKREVDL from the coding sequence ATGAAGAATCGAAGCTTATCTTTCTGGCTCTTTTTAACGCCAACCCTCGTTGCGTTAGCACTAGTTGTTTTCATTCCGGCCATTATGGGTGTATTTTACTCATTCACTAACTGGGATGGGCTTGGCTATACTGAGATGCTCGGTTTTAAAAATTACATCACACTTTTCCATAACAGTGGCTTTTTAGCCGCTTTGTGGTTTACTGTTCGATTTGTAATTGTAACCGTTATCTTATTGAACGTGATTGGTTTGGCATTAGCGTTATTAGTAACGCAAAAGTTTAAGGGTAGTAATTTATTACGGACAATTTTCTTCATGCCAAACTTAATTGGTGGGTTGATTTTAGGTTTCATTTGGCAGTTTATCTTTACCCAAGCTTTTACAGCAATTGGGAAAGCGTTACACATCGCGGGATTATCAGGGTGGTTGACGGATGCTAAGACTGGTTTTTGGGGCTTAGTCATTGTCACGGTCTGGCAAATGAGTGGTTATATCATGATTATTTACATTGCTTATTTGCAAAATATTCCCAGTGAAGTAATTGAAGCTGCTGAAATGGATGGAGCTTCACCATGGCAACGATTCGTTCATATTACGTTCCCAATGATTGCACCAGCCTTTACGATTTGCATGTTTTTAACACTTTCAAATGGGTTTAAGATTTATGATCAAAACTTGTCATTAACGAACGGTGGTCCCTATAAATCAACGGAAATGTTAGCAATGAATATTGTTAATACGGCCTACTCAGAAAATAATTTTGCTTTAGCTGAAGCGAAAGCTTTAATCTTCTTCCTGATTGTGGCGGCCATCTCTATGTTGCAAGTCTACTATAACCGTAAGCGGGAGGTAGATTTGTAA